A stretch of the Nicotiana tabacum cultivar K326 chromosome 6, ASM71507v2, whole genome shotgun sequence genome encodes the following:
- the LOC142181520 gene encoding NAC domain-containing protein 78-like: MSMVPAARRGCIMGVRFHPTEAELINFLKRFLKGELLPSECPNFQLADIYGDQPPWEIFGANSDHPKEKVRYIFTRLKKQKSEHTRVRRTCANGTWKGQTGIDPIKNAKGTVAGFRRCFKFQTSRSKEGEHNKNWLMKEYSVGNDFFRENNIPKEDIVVCRIKKNIRSKKNHGVNMEEQDVPKAIEAMLHGPDEDYCTTVQPATICQAADQHQVNDWSNYQQEVNWADDMLIGIDEFGDIIW; the protein is encoded by the coding sequence ATGTCGATGGTGCCAGCTGCACGCCGTGGGTGTATCATGGGTGTTCGGTTTCACCCTACTGAAGCAGAGTTGATCAACTTTCTGAAAAGGTTCCTAAAGGGCGAGCTTTTGCCGAGTGAATGCCCTAATTTCCAACTTGCCGATATCTATGGAGACCAACCACCATGGGAGATATTTGGAGCTAATTCTGATCATCCCAAAGAGAAGGTTCGCTATATTTTTACTCGGTTGAAGAAGCAGAAGAGTGAGCATACAAGGGTTCGTCGAACTTGCGCCAACGGGACATGGAAAGGCCAAACCGGTATTGATCCTATCAAGAACGCTAAGGGAACTGTGGCTGGGTTTAGAAGATGTTTCAAGTTTCAAACTAGTCGTAGTAAAGAAGGTGAGCACAATAAAAATTGGCTGATGAAAGAATATTCCGTCGGGAATGATTTCTTTAGAGAAAACAATATTCCTAAGGAGGATATTGTTGTGTGCCGAATCAAGAAGAATATAAGatcaaagaaaaatcatgggGTAAATATGGAGGAACAAGATGTTCCAAAAGCAATCGAAGCTATGTTACATGGACCTGATGAAGATTACTGCACAACAGTACAACCAGCAACAATATGTCAAGCAGCTGATCAACATCAAGTTAATGACTGGTCCAACTACCAACAGGAGGTCAATTGGGCTGATGATATGCTCATAGGGATAGACGAGTTTGGAGATATAATCTGGTAA